A stretch of DNA from Juglans microcarpa x Juglans regia isolate MS1-56 chromosome 5D, Jm3101_v1.0, whole genome shotgun sequence:
AAATTTATTGCTTTTACTTGTTCAATTCTCTTGGCTCTTACCTCTTCTAATAAACATATACGATCTTctcaacctctttttttttttttttttttttccctaattttGAACAAAAACATATAGTACTTCGATTTCTTCTGATCAATCATTTTGTAAGATTTTAATGACTGagtaactttattttaaaatcttcccATCATATATTTGttcacatgatataatttaatttaaaaaataaatattaaaatttaaatcttataaattaaattatacatacTATGTAAATAGTGTGTGATCATGTAGAGGGCTTAGATTAACATATATCTTTCACGCTTTCTGATTATAATTTCCTCTTGAATAAACTGTACTCTGATTAAACCATGCATGATTTTGACGATCCAGCTTATAATCTCATGATCAATTGATACGTATGTCATTGACAGTCGTGATCCCTCGAATTCAATTCCTTTCCGAAGTACGGTCTCTTGCTACCTAGCTCAGCGCACGTGAGTTGAAGCACGGAAGGTTAACATCTCAAATTTCCCGGTTCCGAAATTGCGGGCTTCGACTTTTGACTTTTTGTCCTTGGAGACTGCCAAAAGCGGTCTAGCTCTTAACCGTTAAAAGCTAGCCCGGCCCCGTCCCCCAACCCTTTTTGTACTACGGCTTCCTCCCTTTCGCCTCAGCTTCCTCAAGCTCCGTATAAAAGCCACACGCCCTTATTCAATCAAAATGCACAAGTACCCCAGAAAGAAAAACGCAACAACAAAGCCCTAGctaggaaaaacaaaaagaagaacaagaacaagaaacaagaaacacaGCTAGATAGCTAGATCCGTGGAGctagatataatatatttggtcATCAAATGGCGTGTGCTACTCGTGATCAAGCCGTGAGAGTGGTGCTTATCGATACCCAGTACGTGGAAACGGACGCCATGAGCTTCAAATCCGTAGTTCAGAGCCTTACCGGTAAGGATTCTTGCGTTTCTTGGATAGAGAAGAGCTCCTTCGGCGTAGAAAACAGAAAAAGCCCCGTCGCTGTGAACAGAAGTGGCTTCGACAAATCAGGCAGCgattatattaataatggaTGTGGTGGAACTGGAAATCGCAGTGTTTCGATGTTATCGAAGGGCATGTCGTTCAAGGATTTGGATGTTATGATCTTGCAGGCGCCTCCAATGGAGGACTTGCAATGGCTGTGGGCTgataataagtagaattttcattaatttgctGCATatatagtgtgtatatataaatgagtatatacatatatttacaaCAGTTATATACGGTCAGTATATTTTGTTTGCATGAGAAGTGCTAGtaccgtcacaaaaaaatcttacaaaaataaattcataaattgatataactttatagatacgttaaatctacgttattataaaagtaattttataatctattgtattatatcaaaccatatcaatttatgaatttactatTATGAAATACTAAGATAT
This window harbors:
- the LOC121264308 gene encoding VQ motif-containing protein 1-like gives rise to the protein MACATRDQAVRVVLIDTQYVETDAMSFKSVVQSLTGKDSCVSWIEKSSFGVENRKSPVAVNRSGFDKSGSDYINNGCGGTGNRSVSMLSKGMSFKDLDVMILQAPPMEDLQWLWADNK